A genomic stretch from Arachis stenosperma cultivar V10309 chromosome 3, arast.V10309.gnm1.PFL2, whole genome shotgun sequence includes:
- the LOC130969028 gene encoding eukaryotic translation initiation factor 2 subunit gamma-like, with the protein MSRKGLMEQDLSKLDVKKLDPLSPEVISRQATINIGTIGHVAHGKSTVVKAISGVQTVRFKNELERNITIKLGYANAKIYKCEDERCPRPMCYKAYGSGKEDSPMCDVPGFENSRMKLLRHVSFVDCPGHDILMATMLNGAAIMDGALLLIAANESCPQPQTSEHLAAVEIMRLQHIIILQNKVDLIQENVAINQHEAITKFIAGTVADSAPVVPISAQLKYNIDVVCEYIVKKIPIPIRDFVSPPNMIVIRSFDVNKPGFEVDDIKGGVAGGSILRGVLKVNQFIEVRPGIVVKDESGNIKCTPIYSRIVSLYAEQNELQFAVPGGLIGVGTTMDPTLTRADRLVGQVLGEVGSLPDVFVELEVNFFLLRRLLGVRTKGSEKQGKVSKLAKGEMLMLNIGSMSTGARVVAVRNDLAKLQLTSPVCTSKGEKIALSRRVEKHWRLIGWGQIQAGITLNVPAAPQLS; encoded by the exons ATGTCGCGGAAGGGTTTGATGGAACAAGACCTGAGTAAACTGGATGTAAAGAAATTGGATCCACTCTCTCCTGAAGTCATATCACGACAGGCTACCATTAATATTG GCACTATAGGTCACGTGGCACATGGCAAGTCAACTGTTGTGAAAGCAATATCAGGTGTTCAG ACTGTTCGTTTCAAAAATGAGTTGGAGCGTAATATTACAATTAAGCTTGGCTATGCAAATGCTAAGATATATAAATGTGAAGATGAACGTTGTCCTAGGCCTATGTGCTACAA GGCATATGGAAGTGGGAAGGAAGACAGTCCTATGTGTGATGTGCCAGGGTTTGAAAACAGCAGGATGAAATTGCTGAGGCATGTTTCTTTTGTGGATTGCCCG GGCCATGATATTCTCATGGCTACAATGCTTAATGGAGCTGCAATCATGGATGGAGCTTTGCTACTTATAGCTGCTAATGAGAGCTGTCCACAACCACAAACCTCAGAGCATTTAGCTGCTGTAGAGATTATGCGTCTGCAACACATAATCATCCTTCAGAATAAAGTAGACTTGATTCAAGAAAATGTGGCAATCAATCAACATGAAGCAATAACGAAGTTTATTGCG GGAACTGTTGCTGACAGTGCACCAGTAGTACCTATTTCAGCACAACTGAAGTATAACATTGATGTTGTGTGCGAGTATATTGTAAAAAAGATCCCAATTCCAATAAGGGATTTCGTCTCTCCACCCAATATGATAGTAATTCGGTCATTTGATGTCAACAAACCTGGTTTTGAGGTTGATGATATAAAAGGAGGTGTAGCTGGTGGAAGCATTCTGAGG GGTGTTTTGAAGGTAAACCAATTCATTGAAGTTCGACCTGGTATAGTTGTTAAAGACGAGAGCGGGAATATCAAGTGCACCCCTATATACTCCAGAATAGTATCATTATATGCTGAGCAAAATGAGCTTCAATTTGCTGTGCCTGGAGGTCTCATTGGTGTTGGGACGACAATGGATCCAACTTTGACACGTGCTGACAGGTTGGTTGGGCAAGTTCTTGGTGAGGTTGGATCTCTGCCTGATGTTTTTGTTGAACTTGAG GTGAACTTTTTCTTGCTTCGACGGCTTTTGGGTGTGCGGACAAAAGGCTCAGAGAAACAGGGCAAGGTATCGAAGCTTGCTAAAGGAGAGATGCTTATGTTGAATATTGGATCCATGTCAACGGGAGCCAGAGTTGTTGCTGTGAGAAACGATTTGGCAAAGCTGCAACTTACTTCCCCGGTGTGCACCAGCAAAGGTGAGAAGATTGCTCTTAGTCGGCGTGTTGAGAAGCATTGGCGTCTGATTGGATGGGGACAAATCCAAGCAGGAATCACTCTGAATGTCCCGGCCGCTCCCCAACTGAGTTAA
- the LOC130969033 gene encoding disease resistance protein RPV1-like, which produces MAKSSEEKHEVFICFRGEDTRNTFTSHLNAALRRLEIRTYIDHDLRRGEEIPERLLRAIKDAKLSVIVFSENFAASKWCLDEVVNILECKKRSNQIVVPVFYRVDPAMVRNQIGSYGDAFGKHEQRFEGEMNKVRKWREALTEAANHSGWGCSLNKVEYEIVEGIAKDVMEKLNHVYVGDLDEQIRKFEQLAELQEQYYNAITNVENLQIYQSTLERITQLKMERSIRLLRLTPDMLPYVGNFRSR; this is translated from the exons ATGGCAAAGTCAAGTGAAGAGAAACACGAAGTGTTCATATGCTTTAGAGGTGAGGACACACGCAACACCTTCACCAGCCATCTGAATGCTGCACTAAGAAGGCTAGAGATAAGAACCTACATAGATCACGACCTCagaagaggagaagagattCCTGAGAGGCTTCTTAGAGCAATCAAGGATGCTAAGCTTTCCGTCATTGTTTTCTCGGAAAACTTTGCGGCTTCAAAATGGTGCTTGGATGAGGTTGTCAACATATTGGAGTGCAAGAAGAGGAGTAACCAAATTGTTGTGCCTGTTTTCTATCGTGTAGATCCGGCCATGGTGCGGAACCAGATCGGAAGTTATGGTGACGCATTTGGCAAGCATGAACAACGGTTTGAAGGTGAGATGAATAAGGTCAGAAAGTGGAGGGAGGCTTTGACTGAAGCTGCTAATCACTCTGGTTGGGGATGCTCCCTCAACAA GGTGGAATATGAAATAGTTGAGGGAATCGCAAAGGATGTGATGGAGAAGCTGAATCATGTGTATGTTGGTGACCTGGATGAACAAATAAGAAAATTTGAGCAACTTGCAGAGCTTCAAGAACAATATTACAATGCTATAACAAATGTGGAAAATTTACAAATCTACCAGTCAACGCTTGAACGCATCACCCAACTTAAAATGGAGAGAAGCATTCGTCTCCTTCGTTTGACTCCTGACATGCTTCCATATGTTGGAAATTTCAGATCCCGCTAA